In one Dehalococcoidia bacterium genomic region, the following are encoded:
- a CDS encoding twin-arginine translocation signal domain-containing protein, producing MNDRNEPKRGFTRRQVLKGVPLGIAGAAALTVVSSRFLSAFVRRRGMPDLPQDSIFAPDKSRYPEA from the coding sequence ATGAACGACAGAAATGAGCCAAAGCGCGGGTTCACACGACGACAGGTTCTCAAGGGAGTACCCCTTGGAATCGCTGGCGCTGCCGCGCTGACCGTGGTATCGAGTCGCTTCCTGTCCGCCTTTGTCAGGCGTAGGGGGATGCCAGACCTGCCCCAGGACTCGATCTTCGCCCCGGACAAGAGCAGGTACCCGGAGGCGTAG
- a CDS encoding LppX_LprAFG lipoprotein — protein sequence MTVNSTIATLLGTVFIAAMLVGCGHSPQPDPTAVPDPTPTPIDVAALLTRSGAATSALNTFRFQLEHNREGATPLTESLRVTEADGRVVNPDAVSVDFAGTLGSFAVRSSLITLGDDSYMTNPLTGAWEQVAREVSPLGFFDPQRGIGSMMTEVQSPVLIEKSDSEFVIEGALPVEALEPLLGGLMEGNTVDVRLNIDSDSLYLTRAILDGRLTASEPDGVVRTITLSEFNEQVTIEPPG from the coding sequence ATGACGGTCAACTCCACGATCGCCACTCTGCTTGGAACAGTGTTCATCGCAGCCATGCTTGTTGGCTGCGGCCACAGTCCACAGCCAGACCCCACCGCTGTTCCAGATCCCACCCCAACTCCAATTGACGTTGCTGCACTGCTCACCCGATCGGGTGCGGCGACGTCTGCGCTGAACACCTTCCGATTCCAGCTCGAACACAACCGGGAGGGTGCCACACCCCTGACGGAGAGTCTCCGGGTCACAGAGGCTGATGGCAGGGTAGTCAACCCGGACGCTGTGTCGGTCGATTTCGCTGGCACTCTAGGCAGCTTTGCCGTTCGGTCCAGCCTGATCACGTTGGGAGACGACAGCTACATGACCAACCCGCTGACAGGAGCGTGGGAACAGGTTGCACGCGAGGTCAGCCCGCTGGGCTTCTTCGACCCTCAACGAGGCATCGGGTCGATGATGACGGAAGTACAGAGTCCAGTGCTCATCGAGAAGTCAGACTCGGAGTTCGTGATCGAAGGCGCTCTCCCAGTGGAAGCCCTCGAACCGCTGCTCGGCGGCCTGATGGAGGGGAACACGGTTGACGTGCGCCTTAACATCGACTCGGACAGCCTGTACCTGACACGGGCGATACTGGACGGGCGATTGACGGCGAGTGAGCCGGACGGGGTCGTGCGTACAATCACGCTCTCTGAATTCAACGAGCAGGTCACGATAGAACCACCCGGATGA